A window from Corynebacterium urealyticum DSM 7109 encodes these proteins:
- a CDS encoding alpha/beta hydrolase, which translates to MSGVTVPAVEHAATGEIVEQARTWSDAGEHISELAAQCRGLGMTEPEVWQGAAADAAHHRLSTALTQADSTGWAAGLCGTSTSGYARTLQIAQGILKALRWVEPMIHIDSAGVAHTAIPALQPVAGTLTGIAQSALTLVRTVDAAAGSAVEALASHVRPVPVVGWGGAEPGGAAVMPAQSINLPYGTATVVGDVASAERVITLVGGVGSRGEAAKAKQVRFAQQLAGEKVAVVSWNGYHAPSNLISGASGELATTGGARLRAFQDSLRRINPDATLHVSGYSYGSVVVGQGAADGHLDADRVTFLGSPGVPVNHASELRLNPGARVEAYTEPGDLIENISSAATLGKLAYDPAAVLPKNQGIHGADPTSPLFGADDLLKPGGSGERAGISRLLEYGIDRVDDARLAAGGETGSHSAYYNDPAVVEALRE; encoded by the coding sequence ATGAGCGGCGTGACGGTTCCCGCGGTGGAGCACGCCGCCACCGGCGAGATCGTGGAACAGGCGCGTACCTGGTCGGATGCCGGCGAGCACATCTCCGAACTCGCCGCACAGTGCCGGGGGCTGGGAATGACCGAACCGGAGGTGTGGCAGGGCGCAGCGGCGGACGCGGCACACCACCGGCTGAGCACCGCTCTCACGCAGGCGGACTCCACGGGCTGGGCAGCCGGCCTATGCGGCACCTCGACTAGCGGCTACGCCCGGACACTGCAGATCGCCCAGGGGATCCTCAAGGCGCTGCGCTGGGTTGAGCCCATGATCCACATCGACAGTGCTGGCGTGGCGCACACGGCGATTCCCGCACTTCAGCCCGTCGCCGGAACGCTGACCGGCATCGCGCAATCCGCGCTCACGCTGGTGCGGACGGTCGACGCTGCGGCTGGTTCCGCCGTCGAGGCACTGGCCTCCCATGTCCGCCCGGTCCCCGTGGTGGGCTGGGGTGGGGCCGAACCGGGTGGGGCGGCTGTGATGCCCGCCCAGAGCATCAACCTGCCTTATGGCACCGCGACCGTGGTCGGCGATGTGGCCAGCGCAGAGCGGGTCATCACCCTCGTCGGCGGGGTGGGCTCCCGCGGGGAGGCCGCCAAAGCCAAGCAAGTGCGCTTCGCCCAACAGCTCGCCGGGGAGAAAGTCGCGGTGGTGTCCTGGAACGGCTACCATGCCCCCAGCAACCTGATCAGCGGTGCCAGCGGGGAGCTCGCCACCACGGGTGGGGCCCGGCTGCGGGCCTTCCAGGACAGCCTGCGCCGGATCAACCCCGACGCCACATTGCACGTCAGCGGCTATAGCTACGGTTCCGTTGTCGTCGGCCAGGGCGCGGCCGACGGCCACCTCGACGCCGACCGGGTCACCTTCCTCGGCAGCCCCGGCGTCCCCGTCAACCACGCCAGCGAGCTACGGCTCAACCCCGGCGCGCGGGTCGAGGCCTACACCGAACCCGGCGACCTCATCGAAAACATCAGCTCCGCCGCCACCCTCGGGAAGCTGGCGTACGACCCCGCCGCCGTGTTGCCGAAGAACCAGGGCATCCACGGAGCCGACCCCACCTCCCCACTTTTCGGGGCCGATGACCTCCTGAAGCCGGGCGGCAGTGGCGAGCGTGCTGGCATTTCTCGGCTATTGGAGTACGGGATCGACCGGGTCGACGACGCGCGGCTGGCCGCTGGCGGAGAGACTGGTTCCCACAGCGCTTATTACAACGATCCGGCGGTGGTGGAAGCCCTGCGCGAATAG
- a CDS encoding basic amino acid/polyamine antiporter, which translates to MKTNAQPSTPEVLVADDPRTVRLGTLVSLIIGSAVGAGIFAMPQNIALVASPGAAMIGWIITGLGMLCVAYVFQALAQRKPHLDSGVYSYVRAGLGDFIGFASAWGYWLGTIIAQVGYATLFFSSLGFFFPIFGGDHPFVQSLAVSALTWTIFLVLSRGVRQAAIMNVVATVAKILPIIAFLVLVAFVGFKPEVLTTDFWGQAATFGEDGNQVSTLTDQVKGMMLFTVWAFIGVEGASTYSKRARHRKDVSLATLLGFLVVFLLLVLVSFLSFGVASREELAAMGDNSMAEVLELVVGPWGAGLISIGLCISVLGAYVSWQMLCAEPIMLMAQDGLLPKFVGKTNPKGAPVTAQLFSALIIQVFIVIFYLNESTYSTMVQLATSLYLLPYVFSSLYLLFLATRGAGIAHPDAGRLFNLSGPEIPKSTNRIHLVLGGVAFIYSLWLLYAADLRFVLLGTLLVMPGMIIYIFTRISANERIFNAFEWLIAAIVTVSSIAGLWLILTGEIAL; encoded by the coding sequence ATGAAGACTAACGCTCAGCCGTCCACCCCGGAGGTCCTGGTCGCCGACGATCCGCGCACCGTCCGGCTTGGCACCCTTGTCAGTTTGATCATTGGCAGCGCTGTGGGCGCCGGCATCTTCGCCATGCCGCAGAACATCGCGCTGGTGGCCTCCCCAGGCGCGGCGATGATCGGCTGGATCATCACCGGCCTCGGCATGCTGTGTGTGGCCTATGTCTTCCAGGCCCTCGCGCAGCGCAAGCCGCACCTCGACTCGGGCGTGTACAGCTACGTGCGCGCCGGGCTGGGTGACTTCATTGGTTTCGCCTCGGCGTGGGGTTATTGGCTGGGCACGATCATCGCCCAGGTGGGCTATGCGACCCTATTCTTCAGCTCGCTGGGCTTCTTCTTCCCCATCTTCGGTGGCGATCACCCCTTCGTTCAGTCCCTCGCGGTCTCCGCACTGACCTGGACGATCTTCCTGGTGCTCTCGCGCGGCGTGCGCCAGGCGGCGATCATGAACGTGGTCGCCACGGTCGCGAAGATCCTGCCGATCATCGCTTTCCTCGTGCTGGTTGCCTTCGTGGGCTTCAAGCCGGAGGTCCTCACAACGGACTTCTGGGGTCAGGCCGCTACGTTTGGTGAGGACGGCAACCAGGTCAGCACCCTGACCGACCAGGTTAAGGGCATGATGCTCTTCACCGTCTGGGCGTTCATCGGCGTGGAGGGTGCGTCCACCTATTCCAAGCGGGCGCGCCACCGCAAGGACGTCTCCCTCGCCACCCTGCTGGGCTTCCTCGTCGTCTTCCTGCTGCTGGTGCTCGTCAGCTTCCTGTCCTTCGGCGTGGCCAGCCGCGAGGAGCTCGCCGCGATGGGCGATAACTCGATGGCGGAGGTCCTGGAACTCGTCGTCGGACCGTGGGGCGCGGGCCTGATCTCCATCGGCCTGTGCATCAGCGTGCTGGGCGCCTACGTCTCTTGGCAGATGCTGTGCGCCGAGCCGATCATGCTGATGGCCCAGGATGGCCTGCTGCCGAAGTTCGTTGGTAAGACGAACCCGAAGGGCGCCCCGGTCACCGCCCAGCTGTTCTCCGCGCTGATCATCCAGGTGTTCATCGTGATCTTCTACCTCAACGAGTCCACGTACTCCACGATGGTGCAGCTGGCGACCTCGCTCTACTTGCTGCCTTACGTCTTCAGCTCGCTGTACCTGCTGTTCCTGGCCACCCGCGGCGCGGGCATCGCTCACCCGGATGCCGGCCGCCTGTTCAACCTCTCCGGCCCGGAGATCCCGAAGTCCACCAACCGGATTCACCTCGTACTGGGCGGGGTGGCGTTCATTTACTCGCTGTGGCTGCTCTACGCCGCCGACCTACGTTTCGTGCTGCTGGGCACGCTGCTGGTGATGCCGGGCATGATCATCTACATCTTCACCCGCATCTCCGCGAACGAGCGGATCTTCAATGCCTTCGAGTGGCTCATCGCTGCTATTGTGACTGTTTCTTCTATTGCGGGGCTCTGGCTCATCCTCACCGGGGAGATTGCGCTCTAA
- a CDS encoding heat shock protein transcriptional repressor HspR, which translates to MSEASKKQGPNEQAGPEAGTAGVRSKGEEQEVFVISVAAEITGMHAQTLRTYDRMGLVTPQRTRGGGRRYSRDDIAQLLEIQRLSHEEGVNLAGIQRIIELEERLQAAQQENAVLRQQLANARGESRGRSRGEIVHVPRSTAVVLWEQRRKR; encoded by the coding sequence ATGTCTGAGGCAAGCAAGAAGCAGGGCCCGAACGAGCAGGCCGGGCCGGAGGCCGGTACGGCCGGGGTCAGAAGCAAGGGGGAGGAGCAGGAGGTCTTCGTGATCTCCGTGGCCGCCGAGATCACCGGCATGCACGCCCAAACCCTGCGCACCTACGACCGCATGGGGTTGGTCACCCCACAGCGCACCCGTGGCGGCGGGCGGCGCTATTCCCGGGACGATATCGCCCAGCTGCTGGAGATCCAGCGGCTCTCCCACGAGGAGGGCGTGAACCTCGCGGGCATCCAGCGCATCATCGAGCTGGAGGAACGGTTGCAGGCTGCACAGCAGGAAAACGCGGTGCTGCGCCAGCAGCTGGCCAATGCGCGCGGCGAATCGCGGGGCCGCAGCCGCGGCGAGATCGTGCACGTGCCGCGCTCCACCGCGGTGGTGCTGTGGGAGCAGCGGCGCAAGCGCTAG